A single genomic interval of Bradyrhizobium japonicum USDA 6 harbors:
- a CDS encoding SDR family NAD(P)-dependent oxidoreductase — protein sequence MTLFDMKGKVAVITGSTRGIGLAIAERMAEHGAKVVISSRKADVCDQVAKGINDKFGKGTAVAIAANISSKENLQNLIDESNRAFGKIDVLVCNAASNPYYGPLAGISDDQFRKILDNNIVANNWLISMVVPQMIERKDGSIIIVSSIGGLKGSTILGAYAISKAADMQLARNLACEYGKHNIRVNCIAPGLIKTDFAKALWDNPENLKASTSRSPLLRIGIPDEIAGAAVFLGSKAGDFMTGQTMVIDGGATIS from the coding sequence ATGACCTTGTTCGACATGAAGGGGAAAGTCGCCGTCATCACGGGATCGACGCGCGGCATCGGGCTCGCGATCGCCGAGCGCATGGCCGAGCACGGCGCCAAGGTCGTGATCTCCTCGCGCAAGGCCGACGTCTGCGACCAGGTTGCGAAGGGCATCAACGACAAGTTCGGCAAGGGCACGGCGGTCGCGATCGCCGCCAACATCTCGTCGAAGGAAAATCTGCAAAATCTCATCGACGAGAGCAACCGCGCCTTCGGCAAGATCGACGTGCTGGTCTGCAACGCGGCGTCGAACCCGTATTACGGTCCGCTCGCGGGCATTTCCGACGATCAGTTCCGGAAGATCCTCGACAACAACATCGTCGCCAACAACTGGCTGATCTCGATGGTGGTGCCGCAGATGATCGAGCGCAAGGACGGCTCGATCATCATCGTCTCCTCGATCGGCGGATTAAAGGGCTCGACCATCCTCGGCGCCTACGCGATTTCCAAGGCCGCCGACATGCAGCTCGCGCGCAACCTCGCCTGCGAGTACGGCAAGCACAATATCCGCGTGAACTGCATCGCGCCCGGCCTGATCAAGACCGATTTTGCCAAGGCACTGTGGGACAATCCGGAGAATTTGAAGGCCTCGACCTCGCGTTCGCCGCTGCTGCGCATCGGCATCCCCGACGAGATCGCCGGCGCCGCCGTGTTCCTGGGATCGAAGGCCGGCGACTTCATGACCGGCCAGACCATGGTGATCGACGGCGGCGCGACGATTAGTTGA